One stretch of Salmo trutta chromosome 7, fSalTru1.1, whole genome shotgun sequence DNA includes these proteins:
- the faxdc2 gene encoding fatty acid hydroxylase domain-containing protein 2 — protein sequence MKGEVTQMNSKGQVPVQMNPSSQRPEAQGGLLDSVMKAVIIIGSGLFVLAAFGNSLTWHLQRFWGASGDFWQNQWTKVHRRWEGHETALFYAGAMFVPFAAFWGSNLLLMLVDYTGMPNFITRYRIQVDKNNPVDPVKLRHAVKTVVLNQLFISAPMVVVCWAVMFSRGNPCGPELPTFHRGLLEMAFCTVLEELLFYYSHRLFHHPALYKHFHKQHHEWTAPIGVVSLYAHPLEHVLSNMLPALIGPVILGSHLVTTTLWYALALVSTTISHCGYHLPFLPSPEFHDYHHLKFNQNFGVLGVLDRLHGTDANFRKTKAYERHTLLLSLTPLTESIPDTPKKVQ from the exons atgaagggcGAAGTcactcaaatgaacagcaaaggTCAGGTCCCTGTCCAAATGAACCCAAGCAGTCAAAGACCG GAGGCCCAAGGAGGCCTGTTGGACTCAGTGATGAAAGCGGTTATCATCATTGGATCTGGCCTCTTTGTCCTGGCAGCCTTTGGGAACTCCTTAACATG GCATCTGCAGAGGTTTTGGGGAGCATCAGGAGACTTCTGGCAAAACCAGTGGACCAAAGTACACCGGAGGTGGGAGGGACACGAGACAGCCTTGTTCTATGCCG GGGCGATGTTTGTGCCTTTTGCGGCTTTCTGGGGGTCCAATCTTCTGCTCATGCTGGTTGATTACACTGGAATGCCCAACTTCATCACCCGTTACAGAATACAGGTGGACAAGAACAACCCG GTTGACCCAGTGAAGCTGCGCCACGCTGTGAAGACGGTGGTCCTCAACCAGCTCTTCATCTCTGCTCCCATGGTGGTGGTGTGCTGGGCAGTTATGTTTTCTAGGGGGAATCCCTGCGGCCCAGAGCTGCCCACCTTCCACCGAGGCCTGTTGGAGATGGCCTTCTGCACCGTGTTGGAGGAGCTTTTGTTCTACTACTCACACAG GCTGTTTCACCATCCTGCCCTCTACAAGCATTTCCACAAGCAGCACCATGAGTGGACGGCTCCCATCGGAGTGGTCTCTCTCTACGCCCATCCTCTGGAGCACGTG CTGTCCAACATGCTGCCTGCCCTGATCGGCCCTGTTATCCTGGGTTCCCACCTGGTCACAACCACCCTGTGGTACGCTCTGGCTCTGGTCAGCACCACCATCTCCCACTGTGGCTACCACCTCCCCTTCCTGCCCTCCCCCGAGTTCCACGACTACCATCACCTCAA GTTCAACCAGAACTTTGGAGTCCTGGGGGTTCTGGACAGGTTACACGGGACCGACGCCAACTTCAGGAAGACCAAGGCTTACGAGCGTCACACCCTGCTCCTCAGCCTCACCCCACTGACCGAGAGCATCCCAGACACCCCCAAGAAGGTCCAGTGA